A single genomic interval of Sander lucioperca isolate FBNREF2018 chromosome 9, SLUC_FBN_1.2, whole genome shotgun sequence harbors:
- the LOC116057093 gene encoding histone H3.v1-like isoform X4 translates to MEEWIEETVGEMEDNAVSALLVVQSDPSEQAWAQHLGDTDDLSDCLQAELAVVYSDSDAGEDQWAGSPPCDVTNQEEAGRGIHDSICDGEREEEERGEEEEEAEVETGREEQREEEEEKWGGKDDEDEEQSSTASSTDPDRKVPVPQESYSENVSTEHVDFLLARQQWRKMEEEVKGQPTPKPGLRAQGSFQGTHTSLYPPTRSPRLKHRGLTPQTGRSPPRPPACRTPTLSISPSPSCSSSLPRSVYHEMTANNVIILEPDCSSSASRNRLLSSAIGGLGDWSTIKDAMPSANVIVVETSNLIIRSASEFCLSSAPVSMEMQESTFSSNPFFKLRSLSSQSLVEQEIRMVRQREEEWRRQREEEWRRQREEMWRRGRERYDTVLVSPGLSDNITYNVPEVSDRCVSSPSSPSRTRKMERSSMSCDHKFPSSLSSVPRRQNAMAQRWEASLLANQKKE, encoded by the exons ATGGAAGAATGGATAGAAGAGACAGTGGGAGAGATGGAAGACAATGCCGTGTCAGCGCTCCTGGTCGTCCAATCAGATCCCTCAGAGCAGGCCTGGGCCCAGCACCTCGGCGACACAGATGACCTCAGCGACTGTCTCCAAGCCGAGCTGGCTGTTGTGTACTCGGACAGTGATGCAGGGGAGGACCAATGGGCTGGCTCACCGCCCTGTGATGTCACCAACCAGGAAGAAGCAGGCAGAGGGATTCACGATAGCATCtgtgatggagagagagaggaagaggagagaggggaagaagaggaggaggcagaAGTAGAGACTGGaagagaggagcagagagaggaggaggaggagaagtggGGAGGCAAggatgatgaggatgaagagcagagctccacagccagctccacaGACCCTGACAGGAAG GTTCCTGTCCCACAAGAGAGCTACAGTGAAAATGTCTCCACTGAGCATGTGGACTTTCTGTTGGCCCGCCAGCAGTGGCggaagatggaggaggaggtcaaaggtcagccaACCCCCAAACCAGGGCTCAGAGCTCAGGGAAGCTTCCAGGGCACCCACACTTCACTGTACCCCCCCACTCGCAGCCCCCGACTCAAGCACAG AGGCTTGACCCCGCAGACAGGACGATCTCCACCTAGACCTCCAGCCTGCCGCACTCCTACCTTGTCCATCTCCCCATCCCCTTCCTGTTCCTCTTCCCTTCCCCGATCTGTCTACCATGAAATGACAGCCAATAATGTCATCATCTTGGAGCCCGACTGCTCCAGCTCCGCCTCCAGGAACCGCTTACTCTCCTCTGCTATTGGGGGCCTCGGCGATTGGTCCACAATCAAGGATGCAATGCCTTCCGCCAATGTCATCGTCGTGGAAACCTCCAATCTCATCATTCGCAGCGCTTCCGAATTCTGCCTAAGCTCCGCCCCTGTGTCCATGGAAATGCAGGAAAGCACTTTCTCATCCAATCCGTTCTTCAAGCTGCGCTCCCTCAGCAGCCAGTCGCTGGTGGAGCAGGAGATCCGCATGGTgaggcagagggaggaggagtggaggaggcagagggaggaggagtggaggaggcagagggaggagatgtggaggagagggagagagaggtacGATACTGTGCTGGTGTCTCCAGGCCTCAGCGATAACATCACTTACAACG TGCCAGAGGTTTCAGACAGATGTGTCTCCTCCCCTTCGTCCCCCTCCAGGACCCGCAAAATGGAACGATCCAGTATGTCTTGTGACCACAAG TTCCCCTCTTCCCTCTCTTCTGTGCCAAGACGACAGAACGCCATGGCACAGCGATGGGAGGCCTCCCTCTTAGCCAATCAGAAGAAGGAGTAA
- the LOC116057093 gene encoding general transcriptional corepressor trfA-like isoform X1 has protein sequence MEEWIEETVGEMEDNAVSALLVVQSDPSEQAWAQHLGDTDDLSDCLQAELAVVYSDSDAGEDQWAGSPPCDVTNQEEAGRGIHDSICDGEREEEERGEEEEEAEVETGREEQREEEEEKWGGKDDEDEEQSSTASSTDPDRKVPVPQESYSENVSTEHVDFLLARQQWRKMEEEVKGQPTPKPGLRAQGSFQGTHTSLYPPTRSPRLKHREIHPPVPREPPLSSTMSPSSEDSGLDDLSYRSPLDEPESAVEREIRLTLEREEHHRRERGMITQGLTTPRGLTPQTGRSPPRPPACRTPTLSISPSPSCSSSLPRSVYHEMTANNVIILEPDCSSSASRNRLLSSAIGGLGDWSTIKDAMPSANVIVVETSNLIIRSASEFCLSSAPVSMEMQESTFSSNPFFKLRSLSSQSLVEQEIRMVRQREEEWRRQREEEWRRQREEMWRRGRERYDTVLVSPGLSDNITYNVPEVSDRCVSSPSSPSRTRKMERSSMSCDHKFPSSLSSVPRRQNAMAQRWEASLLANQKKE, from the exons ATGGAAGAATGGATAGAAGAGACAGTGGGAGAGATGGAAGACAATGCCGTGTCAGCGCTCCTGGTCGTCCAATCAGATCCCTCAGAGCAGGCCTGGGCCCAGCACCTCGGCGACACAGATGACCTCAGCGACTGTCTCCAAGCCGAGCTGGCTGTTGTGTACTCGGACAGTGATGCAGGGGAGGACCAATGGGCTGGCTCACCGCCCTGTGATGTCACCAACCAGGAAGAAGCAGGCAGAGGGATTCACGATAGCATCtgtgatggagagagagaggaagaggagagaggggaagaagaggaggaggcagaAGTAGAGACTGGaagagaggagcagagagaggaggaggaggagaagtggGGAGGCAAggatgatgaggatgaagagcagagctccacagccagctccacaGACCCTGACAGGAAG GTTCCTGTCCCACAAGAGAGCTACAGTGAAAATGTCTCCACTGAGCATGTGGACTTTCTGTTGGCCCGCCAGCAGTGGCggaagatggaggaggaggtcaaaggtcagccaACCCCCAAACCAGGGCTCAGAGCTCAGGGAAGCTTCCAGGGCACCCACACTTCACTGTACCCCCCCACTCGCAGCCCCCGACTCAAGCACAG GGAGATCCATCCACCTGTGCCCAGGGAGCCGCCCCTGTCCTCCACCATGTCCCCCAGTTCAGAGGACTCTGGCCTGGATGATTTGTCATACCGCAGCCCGCTGGACGAGCCAGAGAGTGCGGTGGAGAGAGAGATCCGACTGACTCTGGAGAGAGAGGAACACCACCGCAGGGAGAGGGGGATGATTACACAGGGCCTAACTACACCCAG AGGCTTGACCCCGCAGACAGGACGATCTCCACCTAGACCTCCAGCCTGCCGCACTCCTACCTTGTCCATCTCCCCATCCCCTTCCTGTTCCTCTTCCCTTCCCCGATCTGTCTACCATGAAATGACAGCCAATAATGTCATCATCTTGGAGCCCGACTGCTCCAGCTCCGCCTCCAGGAACCGCTTACTCTCCTCTGCTATTGGGGGCCTCGGCGATTGGTCCACAATCAAGGATGCAATGCCTTCCGCCAATGTCATCGTCGTGGAAACCTCCAATCTCATCATTCGCAGCGCTTCCGAATTCTGCCTAAGCTCCGCCCCTGTGTCCATGGAAATGCAGGAAAGCACTTTCTCATCCAATCCGTTCTTCAAGCTGCGCTCCCTCAGCAGCCAGTCGCTGGTGGAGCAGGAGATCCGCATGGTgaggcagagggaggaggagtggaggaggcagagggaggaggagtggaggaggcagagggaggagatgtggaggagagggagagagaggtacGATACTGTGCTGGTGTCTCCAGGCCTCAGCGATAACATCACTTACAACG TGCCAGAGGTTTCAGACAGATGTGTCTCCTCCCCTTCGTCCCCCTCCAGGACCCGCAAAATGGAACGATCCAGTATGTCTTGTGACCACAAG TTCCCCTCTTCCCTCTCTTCTGTGCCAAGACGACAGAACGCCATGGCACAGCGATGGGAGGCCTCCCTCTTAGCCAATCAGAAGAAGGAGTAA
- the LOC116057093 gene encoding general transcriptional corepressor trfA-like isoform X2 produces MEEWIEETVGEMEDNAVSALLVVQSDPSEQAWAQHLGDTDDLSDCLQAELAVVYSDSDAGEDQWAGSPPCDVTNQEEAGRGIHDSICDGEREEEERGEEEEEAEVETGREEQREEEEEKWGGKDDEDEEQSSTASSTDPDRKVPVPQESYSENVSTEHVDFLLARQQWRKMEEEVKGQPTPKPGLRAQGSFQGTHTSLYPPTRSPRLKHREIHPPVPREPPLSSTMSPSSEDSGLDDLSYRSPLDEPESAVEREIRLTLEREEHHRRERGMITQGLTTPRGLTPQTGRSPPRPPACRTPTLSISPSPSCSSSLPRSVYHEMTANNVIILEPDCSSSASRNRLLSSAIGGLGDWSTIKDAMPSANVIVVETSNLIIRSASEFCLSSAPVSMEMQESTFSSNPFFKLRSLSSQSLVEQEIRMVRQREEEWRRQREEEWRRQREEMWRRGRERYDTVLVSPGLSDNITYNVPEVSDRCVSSPSSPSRTRKMERSSMSCDHKWFS; encoded by the exons ATGGAAGAATGGATAGAAGAGACAGTGGGAGAGATGGAAGACAATGCCGTGTCAGCGCTCCTGGTCGTCCAATCAGATCCCTCAGAGCAGGCCTGGGCCCAGCACCTCGGCGACACAGATGACCTCAGCGACTGTCTCCAAGCCGAGCTGGCTGTTGTGTACTCGGACAGTGATGCAGGGGAGGACCAATGGGCTGGCTCACCGCCCTGTGATGTCACCAACCAGGAAGAAGCAGGCAGAGGGATTCACGATAGCATCtgtgatggagagagagaggaagaggagagaggggaagaagaggaggaggcagaAGTAGAGACTGGaagagaggagcagagagaggaggaggaggagaagtggGGAGGCAAggatgatgaggatgaagagcagagctccacagccagctccacaGACCCTGACAGGAAG GTTCCTGTCCCACAAGAGAGCTACAGTGAAAATGTCTCCACTGAGCATGTGGACTTTCTGTTGGCCCGCCAGCAGTGGCggaagatggaggaggaggtcaaaggtcagccaACCCCCAAACCAGGGCTCAGAGCTCAGGGAAGCTTCCAGGGCACCCACACTTCACTGTACCCCCCCACTCGCAGCCCCCGACTCAAGCACAG GGAGATCCATCCACCTGTGCCCAGGGAGCCGCCCCTGTCCTCCACCATGTCCCCCAGTTCAGAGGACTCTGGCCTGGATGATTTGTCATACCGCAGCCCGCTGGACGAGCCAGAGAGTGCGGTGGAGAGAGAGATCCGACTGACTCTGGAGAGAGAGGAACACCACCGCAGGGAGAGGGGGATGATTACACAGGGCCTAACTACACCCAG AGGCTTGACCCCGCAGACAGGACGATCTCCACCTAGACCTCCAGCCTGCCGCACTCCTACCTTGTCCATCTCCCCATCCCCTTCCTGTTCCTCTTCCCTTCCCCGATCTGTCTACCATGAAATGACAGCCAATAATGTCATCATCTTGGAGCCCGACTGCTCCAGCTCCGCCTCCAGGAACCGCTTACTCTCCTCTGCTATTGGGGGCCTCGGCGATTGGTCCACAATCAAGGATGCAATGCCTTCCGCCAATGTCATCGTCGTGGAAACCTCCAATCTCATCATTCGCAGCGCTTCCGAATTCTGCCTAAGCTCCGCCCCTGTGTCCATGGAAATGCAGGAAAGCACTTTCTCATCCAATCCGTTCTTCAAGCTGCGCTCCCTCAGCAGCCAGTCGCTGGTGGAGCAGGAGATCCGCATGGTgaggcagagggaggaggagtggaggaggcagagggaggaggagtggaggaggcagagggaggagatgtggaggagagggagagagaggtacGATACTGTGCTGGTGTCTCCAGGCCTCAGCGATAACATCACTTACAACG TGCCAGAGGTTTCAGACAGATGTGTCTCCTCCCCTTCGTCCCCCTCCAGGACCCGCAAAATGGAACGATCCAGTATGTCTTGTGACCACAAG TGGTTCAGCTAa
- the LOC116057093 gene encoding general transcriptional corepressor trfA-like isoform X3 encodes MEEWIEETVGEMEDNAVSALLVVQSDPSEQAWAQHLGDTDDLSDCLQAELAVVYSDSDAGEDQWAGSPPCDVTNQEEAGRGIHDSICDGEREEEERGEEEEEAEVETGREEQREEEEEKWGGKDDEDEEQSSTASSTDPDRKVPVPQESYSENVSTEHVDFLLARQQWRKMEEEVKGQPTPKPGLRAQGSFQGTHTSLYPPTRSPRLKHREIHPPVPREPPLSSTMSPSSEDSGLDDLSYRSPLDEPESAVEREIRLTLEREEHHRRERGMITQGLTTPRGLTPQTGRSPPRPPACRTPTLSISPSPSCSSSLPRSVYHEMTANNVIILEPDCSSSASRNRLLSSAIGGLGDWSTIKDAMPSANVIVVETSNLIIRSASEFCLSSAPVSMEMQESTFSSNPFFKLRSLSSQSLVEQEIRMVRQREEEWRRQREEEWRRQREEMWRRGRERYDTVLVSPGLSDNITYNVPEVSDRCVSSPSSPSRTRKMERSSMSCDHKLTD; translated from the exons ATGGAAGAATGGATAGAAGAGACAGTGGGAGAGATGGAAGACAATGCCGTGTCAGCGCTCCTGGTCGTCCAATCAGATCCCTCAGAGCAGGCCTGGGCCCAGCACCTCGGCGACACAGATGACCTCAGCGACTGTCTCCAAGCCGAGCTGGCTGTTGTGTACTCGGACAGTGATGCAGGGGAGGACCAATGGGCTGGCTCACCGCCCTGTGATGTCACCAACCAGGAAGAAGCAGGCAGAGGGATTCACGATAGCATCtgtgatggagagagagaggaagaggagagaggggaagaagaggaggaggcagaAGTAGAGACTGGaagagaggagcagagagaggaggaggaggagaagtggGGAGGCAAggatgatgaggatgaagagcagagctccacagccagctccacaGACCCTGACAGGAAG GTTCCTGTCCCACAAGAGAGCTACAGTGAAAATGTCTCCACTGAGCATGTGGACTTTCTGTTGGCCCGCCAGCAGTGGCggaagatggaggaggaggtcaaaggtcagccaACCCCCAAACCAGGGCTCAGAGCTCAGGGAAGCTTCCAGGGCACCCACACTTCACTGTACCCCCCCACTCGCAGCCCCCGACTCAAGCACAG GGAGATCCATCCACCTGTGCCCAGGGAGCCGCCCCTGTCCTCCACCATGTCCCCCAGTTCAGAGGACTCTGGCCTGGATGATTTGTCATACCGCAGCCCGCTGGACGAGCCAGAGAGTGCGGTGGAGAGAGAGATCCGACTGACTCTGGAGAGAGAGGAACACCACCGCAGGGAGAGGGGGATGATTACACAGGGCCTAACTACACCCAG AGGCTTGACCCCGCAGACAGGACGATCTCCACCTAGACCTCCAGCCTGCCGCACTCCTACCTTGTCCATCTCCCCATCCCCTTCCTGTTCCTCTTCCCTTCCCCGATCTGTCTACCATGAAATGACAGCCAATAATGTCATCATCTTGGAGCCCGACTGCTCCAGCTCCGCCTCCAGGAACCGCTTACTCTCCTCTGCTATTGGGGGCCTCGGCGATTGGTCCACAATCAAGGATGCAATGCCTTCCGCCAATGTCATCGTCGTGGAAACCTCCAATCTCATCATTCGCAGCGCTTCCGAATTCTGCCTAAGCTCCGCCCCTGTGTCCATGGAAATGCAGGAAAGCACTTTCTCATCCAATCCGTTCTTCAAGCTGCGCTCCCTCAGCAGCCAGTCGCTGGTGGAGCAGGAGATCCGCATGGTgaggcagagggaggaggagtggaggaggcagagggaggaggagtggaggaggcagagggaggagatgtggaggagagggagagagaggtacGATACTGTGCTGGTGTCTCCAGGCCTCAGCGATAACATCACTTACAACG TGCCAGAGGTTTCAGACAGATGTGTCTCCTCCCCTTCGTCCCCCTCCAGGACCCGCAAAATGGAACGATCCAGTATGTCTTGTGACCACAAG TTGACTGATTAA